The segment atcgccggcactgctgcacattctgtcaacagtgggaaatgacctcaaatagtggtgctgactaacctcccccattccctttctactgtgagGCAGTAGGCCACAGTGAGAGAGGTAAGGATGCatagtgacagaggtaaggctacagtgaccggggtggttggaacagtcggcgccatgccctgctgcggtatgggagtcATCGCGCTTGTCACTTCGGGGGTACGGGCGCCGACTGATGGAAGTCTTGTCGACCTGGTGGAGCGGGGTCCGGCACCTGAGCCCAGATGggatcgggcgagtcggaacttgcgtccgaggccctgaggggtcgggcgagtcggaacttgcgtccgaggccttgaggggtcgggcgagtcggaacttgcgtccgaggcccaggccctgaggggtcgggcgagtcggaacttgcgcccaaggccctgaggggtcgggcgagtcggaacttgcgcccgaggccctGGGGGGTCGAACGAGTTGAATGAACTGGGGCCCGTACCTTGGtgattgtggttagtatgttttttgcgttttttattgctctgatttgggtatccctcttTATGGTACCCGACACCAGGAAAGGTCAGACGAAAAAAACCACTAGACAAAAAATTAGGCTGAAATTTTGCTTCTTTagtattaggtatagatatagatatacaaAGTACTatatataatttacgagacgaatcttttgagcctaattagtttatagttggacaataattatcaaatacaaccgAAAGTGTTACAATAGTCAAACCCAAAAttgttcaccaactaaacaagaccaataTATTGTGCTCTTTTGATTTTATTCTCTATCGTTTTCTGATTTTGATCCCTAGAATTTATAGGGTTTAAAAAAAGAACGAATCTCTTTCAAGGATTTGAGATAAACTTTGTCCGTTCTTCGGTTTTTGGACAATGAGCCGGGCAATAAAGTGGAAAATTTATCATCTGATTCTTTTTACTCTGTGGTTCGATTTAATTTTTAGCATTGTTGTATTTGATTTTTGGTTCAATTTGGAGAATTTGAGTTGTGTTTGAGTTGAAGATCTGTGAGACATAATAACTCGGGTAAGGAGACTGCAATGATTCATTCGACACAAGGACAAAACCAGTGATGGATCAAACAGGGGCCGCGTGGTGGTTTCAATTGGTGGGATGTTTTTTCCTTTGGTTTGATTTGAACTTGGACTGGATTGGTTGGATTAGATTTCAACAGTGGTAAGAGTCCGATTTGGGagagaattttttttctttgttgtgTCCGAAGCAATTTTAATTTTTATATCCGATCTCCCTCTTATAAGtagacagaaaaaaaaaacaaaccaaaAATATTACGGAAATTTTGTCtatttattattaggtatagatatagatatcaaTATAGATATAGGTATAAATAGTTTGATTTTACATCATAGTTTGTTGTCTACTATCTCAGTTCCAAATTATGATTTGTTTGACTTTTTTCCAAAGTTTGACTGCTCGTGTGATTCAAAAGTTTTGTGTAAACATAGTTAAATTTAGAGTAAAGTCCACCACCGGTCTCTAAACTTATATTGTCGTGTTAAATCGGTCCCTAGACTCATAAATCGACCGTTTAGGGCTCGAACTTGTTTGTCTATATCATCTCGGTCTCTAAACTTGTTCAACTTTGTTATCCTGGTCCCTAAATTTAGAAATCGCCCGTTTAAGTTCTCAaatttgttcagttgtgtcatcccggttCTTAAACTTGATTTTGAGTCTCATCTGGATCAAACAAAGCGATCTAAAAATTCTATATCAAAaattaattcataactttttcatttgaacttaaatgaagacaaactttatatcaaagttgtagccctcaatgtgatctacaactttgtagttgaaatattttttatttaaagtcATTTAATgtcacaaaatttatttttaaattataattttctagatctaaaaattttcaaaaaatattttgggacccTAAAAGATTtcaatttaaaacttttcaactacaaagttgtagatcgtgTTGCTgactacaattttgatataaagtttatcttcatttgaACTCATAtgtaaaagttatgaattatttttctatatagagtttttagattcgcCCTGTTTTGATCCAGATGAGACTTAAAAACAGGTTTAGGAACCGGGATGATACAACTGAACAAATTTGAGGACCTATATGAGAGATTTCTAAGTTTAGAGACTAGGATGACacaaccgaacaagtttagttAACTAAGTGATCGTTTTGCAAGTTTAGGGATCGGGATAACACACCCGAACAAGTTTAAGGACTGGTGATGGACTTTACTCTTAAATTTAAGTTATTCtcaaagaacttttattaataaagtaAGCCACCACAAAAGAGATGATATTTAACACAAATTTTTAAATTAGACGAGTGGTTAAATTAAacgtaaaaaagtcaaacgaacTATAATTTTGGAACGAATTTTTAGTACATAAGTACACTATTAATTTCGTcatatcttaggccttgtttaattcaccaaaaaaacaaaaaactttttaagattcctcatcacatcaaatcttgtagcaaatgcatgaaaataaaaataaaaactaattatacagattgtaaataatatttgttaaataaaaacgaaaatgatataatatcaaaatccaaaaactttttaatgtAAACAAAGTGATTATTCCGTGCTCCACCAGAGTCGGTGTGGCCATACGGCAAGAAATCCAAACAGGCCCGCAATATCCGCAGTCAACATTGTTTTGTctattcgcaaaaaaaaaaacattgtccTTTGTCACTGAAAGAAAGAAACAACACAGGCCAATCTTCAAACGGCGCTAGCTCGCGCCATCCACGAACGCCATGAGATTACGATCCGACGACCCTCCATTGCCCATAGCCTTCGTCACTACCTGCTTCCACTCTGCCGCCATGCGCCGCACCTCCGCGGCGGCCTCCAGATTCCCCATCACCTCATCGACGCACCGCCGCACCTCCGCCGCTCGCAGCACGCCGCCGTCGTCCACCTGCGCGCGCACGCCGACGCGCCACTCGCGCACGACGAGCCGAGCGTTGGTGCGCTGGTCCGACATCCGGGGCACGCACACCATGGGCACCCCCGCCACCACGCTCTCCAGCACCGAGTTCCAGCCGCAGTGCGTGACGAAGCACCCGACCGCCGCGTGCGACAGCACCCGCACCTGGTCGCACCACTCCACCACGACGCCGTTCTCGAGCTCCTCGCCGACCACCATCGCCTTCGCCTCGGCGTCCGCGAGTAGCGCGGCCTTGTTGTCCTTCCTGACGACGCAGAGGTACGGCCTCCCGCACTCCTCGAGGCCCCGGAGCAGCTCGTCGAGATGCTCCCTCGCCATCGTCGCCAGGCTCCCGAAGGAGACGTACACCACGGAATCCGCCGGCTTGGCATCCAGCCACTCCATGTACTTGGCGTCGTCGTCCTCCTTGAAGATGCCGacggcgtcgtcgtcgccgaCGCCGGACGACGGGAGCACCGGGCCGACGGGGAGCACGTCGTGTTCTGCCTGTGCCCCTGCCTCCACGGCGGCGAGCGCGCCTACCTCGAGCTCTTGGCACGTGTTGACGAAGACGGTCGACTTGGGTCTTTCCTTGTCAAGCGTATCCATCAGGTCGCGGATCGTGGTGAAGATGCCGTGGAAGAAATCGGAAGGGTCGGTGGAGTCGGTGAGGAAGGACGGCAGGTCGGCGACCGTCGTCTGTGGCGCCAGGCCAGGAAGCTCCACGACGAACGACGGGTCGTGTCGGTGCTCGGCGACGACGCCGGCGTGGCCGTGGAAGTAGTGGTGGTAGATGGCGAACACGGCGACGGGCTGGATCCAGTAGAGCGCGGACGGGATCCCGCGCTCCCGTGCGACGTCGGCGGCCCACGGGAGCATGAGCGTGTACACGACGCGGGAGACCGGGCGGCCCCGCGCCGCGAGCGCGTCCACGAG is part of the Sorghum bicolor cultivar BTx623 chromosome 10, Sorghum_bicolor_NCBIv3, whole genome shotgun sequence genome and harbors:
- the LOC8065052 gene encoding cyanidin 3-O-rutinoside 5-O-glucosyltransferase; protein product: MSPPRRHFLVLTFPLQGHIAPALRLARRLHVAAPDALVTFSTTEVAHRRMFPAKPAAADGGANNDSVEDDGRLEFLPFSDGMEAGYVRSTDPGSFNAYMASFHAAGARSFGQLVDALAARGRPVSRVVYTLMLPWAADVARERGIPSALYWIQPVAVFAIYHHYFHGHAGVVAEHRHDPSFVVELPGLAPQTTVADLPSFLTDSTDPSDFFHGIFTTIRDLMDTLDKERPKSTVFVNTCQELEVGALAAVEAGAQAEHDVLPVGPVLPSSGVGDDDAVGIFKEDDDAKYMEWLDAKPADSVVYVSFGSLATMAREHLDELLRGLEECGRPYLCVVRKDNKAALLADAEAKAMVVGEELENGVVVEWCDQVRVLSHAAVGCFVTHCGWNSVLESVVAGVPMVCVPRMSDQRTNARLVVREWRVGVRAQVDDGGVLRAAEVRRCVDEVMGNLEAAAEVRRMAAEWKQVVTKAMGNGGSSDRNLMAFVDGAS